ttctttttaattaaaacctGAAGATGTGTGGCACTTCAAAATAAACTCTTCGCTGGAACATCACGTTGATTAAAGggcatgcttttattttgtaggagctgaaagagaagaaagaagtagaagtggagaagaaggaggaggagaaggagaagaaaaccGACAACGGGGACGCACCTGCCAATGGCACAGTGAGTTGGAGACGAGTACCAGCCTCATGGCCTTTTGTCTTAGCACCCCTCATCATGCAGGTGTCGCTGCACCCGCCTCCCCCTCCTGttcagctgctctccactcagTGCTTTGTTTGGGTTGTGAAATGGCACAGATGTTAGTGAGCAAGTCTGTTGATGTTTCATCTGTGTCTCAAGTCTAGCTTGGGAGCTTATTCTCTGGGGAGTAATGAGGGCTCTACACACatgccctttttttttaaagtgtccCCAGAGGAGTCTGAACATGCAAGGCTCTGGGAGGATTATTTCAAATATGCTTGGGATTCAGCGTTTTGATCCCCCCCAGTATAGTCTGTAATTCTATAAATATTCCTCATATAAAAAGCCCAATCATGACATTTGATGTGTTGCTTGACTGACATTCCCCTCTCTTCATTCAGAATGGTGCTGATCACAGTGACAAAGTGGAAAAAGCCGATGAGGAGAAACACAAGAATGGAGATGGTAAGTTCATTAAAAGCTGTACAACTGTTTTAAGAGAGAGATTGTTTGAGAAGTCTCCACATTTCTCACTTGGTTGCTTTCTAATTTTCCTCATAAATGCTGTTAACCTTGACTGGAATTCTGTTAAAATTTCAAAATTTTCCATGAatcttgtttttaattacattagTGAAGGATGAATTTTCTAAAGTGATGAACTGTACTTGCAGACAAGGCAGAGGAGGCGCCCCCTGCTGAGGAGACTGATGCACAGCCTGTGAAGCGtgcagctgaagaggaggaggttggtTGTCACCATTCTAAAATATACACTCAatcttttttaatgtgttgaCTAATTTGTTCAGTGTTGATCTTTACTAATGTATGAAATATGTTCCTGTTTTTTAATTAGGAGAAAGTGGAGACAAAAAAGCAGAAGACAGAGGAGAATGGAGATTCAAAAGAGGCAGAAGTGGAGGCTTAAGTCTCTGCCCTGCTACACATTTGCAGCACTGTCTTACCAGCCTGGTCAACATCGTGTTGTAGAGCTTGTGCTTTCTGTACCTTTTtgagaaatatttctttttgtttgctcCCATGTTATCACATTGCACTGGAGTCCTGAAAGATAGTGGCCCTGCATCctttttttatgaaatgttatttattggtctttaaaaatgagcttttttttaCTTGTACAAATAGGGCCACGCCATGAGATCAGTTTTTTCATTTCTTGAGGTTTTATATTGGTATGTTAGAAGCACAATCTCTATTATGTCCGTGCTGACCAGATGATTTCATTCATACAGGCAGCTGCTCACCCCCTCCAAGGCTCATGTTGACCTCTCAGATTCACTTAAAGGACCAAAGATAAGTTTTAAGCAGGGGCTAATGGACAGTTGTTAGCATTATTAGTTGAGgcataattttttttgtgttgagcTGCTACTTAATCCTTGGCTTGGCTGCCCTGTTAACATAACAGATGGTGCAAATGAATAAAGGGGCTCTGTCTTGCGCCTCCATGATAAGATTACTTGATCTGTGCAGGCAGGATTCTGCAATGTTAATTAACCCCTCTTAAATCTTAAAGCTTTGGTCATTTGTTCTGTATGCATTCCACGCAAGTTTGTACCATTTATACTTGTTTTTCTTACGTTTTCAATGAGTTTTATGTTATGGCTGGGTAGCCCAGTTTTGTGTCCAAGACTGCCTTTTTCAGAACCAGAATGACATTCGGTTACTTCAGCCACTGCTTTGTATATTCTGATTAACaaataaattgtctttttacttaagtatatcgtttttgtgtgtttgatgcaTGTTTATAGTTTATCACTGCCTCTTAAAACCATGGCGTTTTAAGTAGCTGATGTCACTTGACCCAATTTTTCTTAACATGGAAAATGGCTGGCTTAGTTGCAGGAAGGAACAGGAATAATCTCACTTGGTAATGGAAAAGGTTGCACTGAATCAATGGATTTCTGTCTTGTGTCTCCTGGCTCCCCCATGTGGTGTACTTTAAGATTGCACATCATTTCTGCTCAAGTCAGCTGGGGTGACAACTGGAATGGGCcacagagaaaataattgacacaGGAGtccaaaatggcaaaaatgatcatttttagttttaactGAACCCTGAATAAAAGCTTTTACAGTAACACTGCTAATATTGAGCAATAGGTGGTACCATATAACACAAAAACtcgtgtttctttttttttctcaagcaAGCTGCAACAGCATGGTCCATACAGTTACTGTTTCCTTAGAAACATTAGCATGGCGTGCATCCAGTCAGTCCAGGAGGCATTAATAGTAGGCAATAATTGACATTCTGCTGAGGCAGCCGTTATGACTGCCACCATAATGTTGGTGTATTCAGTGTGTGAGCCACTTAGAGAAACCATCACAATGGTTGGCTTAAAACAGGTGACGTTAACCTTATGCTAAAGACCTGAATTCTCGCTTGGTGCCTGTGTTGAGGCTGAACAGACAAAGCATACTGGTTGTCATGGCACAACATGTAAAAAATTAATTATATGTACCATTTAGCTGATAACGATGGCTTCTGTAGGATGGAAAAAGGAATGAATGCATCCTGTGTGGAACAAGGTCATCACTATACTGAGTTGATGGACTGAGCGTGACAGAGCAGAAGCCTACTACCTTGGAGCATGCGCCCTAATGATGACAATAAGCACTTGCTGCTGGCTCTGTGAACCCCAACAGTCTTTCCTTTCATTGTTGTCCACGTTCAGGGTAACCCATAGTTCACATGAGTCTTCTCCCTGTTTgctcttcttctgttttgttcGGTTTCCGACTGAATGCTGATTCACACCCCAGTTTCAACTTCTCCTCTTCCTGATAATGACAAGAATCACTGTCATTATTACAAAGGCATGGCCAGGAGTAGGGTGACAGCTCACGGCTGTCCATGGCTTAGAGAGGGCCCAGACAGAATTTGCCACCAGcacacatttctctgtgtttttgaaagTGTGTGTACGGGTGTGTGTCCTCATATAACTCATGCTGATTAAGTGTTTAATTGGCATCATATTTGGGACTTGATTAAGAGTCACCCAGCACCAAACTGTGAAATTTGGGGATAGCACACTGGTAAGTCTCATAATGACTGGATTGTGTGggaagtgtttttattattaacaaTGTGAAGCCCTTCAAGACTGTAACTGTGATTAAGCTCCATGTGAATATTAACTGTGTGTTTGCTAAATTATGCCAGAAGAGCTCTTGAATTAATGACGGTGAGTGGTCACTGGCAGCACATTCATTTAGTCAGAAAATCCTGCCTAAAAGGTGTGATGCTAATACGCTGACTCAGAGAAACAGGCAGGTAGACATTCCCTTGGCCGtgtgaccaaaacaaaaatattaacacaagGCTTTGAGAGATTACATTGCAGCTCATGCAGACGTTAGGCAACtgataaaaggaagaaaaagagggggaaagCTGTGGTTAGCCTGTAAGTAGTGATCAACATTTCTAGTCTAAACACCAACAAGCAAGAAAACATGATGCAAGATTTTACAGCAAAGAATCAGACACAAGACCAGCTTAGGTTTGTCTACACTAAAAGAGGTCATTCACtgtctctctcaaacacacacacacacacaatcaagaTGTCACACATTCATTTGCAAAAGTTAGGAAAAAATGCATgggcacacacactgtatgaacACACGGGTCATGTATACACATATTAGAGCAGTGGccaatgtctgtctgtctgtctgtctagcTCTGAGAAGAACAGTGCTGATTAGTGTGAAACAATATATGGAGTTGTGCTGTACAGTGTGCGGCAGTGTGTTTGTCCTACCAGTGCTGTGAAGGTcaacacactcagacactaaGCGACAGCGTGAGAGCGTGTGTGCTGTTGGGTGGGTGCGTGAGGTAAAGTAAACtgagatgctttttttttttttccctaaatGTGCACCAATAGTGGCTGGGTCTCGCTTTCGGGGGGCTCACCCTCAGGGGGGGGCAGCTGGTACACCACGAAGAGGGAGGAGTACAGGCAGCCCACGAATGACATCAGGCTTGAAAAGTACATCACTCCCTGGGCCCCACCCACCAGTGAGGTCAGAGGTCCCATCGCCACTGAGACCAGGATCTGTGCCAGGAAATACTGgcagctgagcagagagatgtCCACCCCCATCCCTCGTCTGGTCCCTTCCTCTGATGAGCCACAAAACTGAGGAACAGATGCAGAAACTTTCaataaatgatcaataaatgCAGTCCACCACAAATTAACATagcattaaaggaatagttcgacaTTTGGGGGAAAtgctttttcactttcttgctgaaaGTTAGAGGAGAGGATTGATCCCACTCTACTGATCTGTGATGGAATTTAACTAAGTTTATTACTTAAGTACCGTGTTTAAGTATaatttttgaggtacttgtactttgcttgagtgtttcattttctgctactttatacgtCCACTTCACTatattttgaaggcaaatattgtttattattttatcggccatttgataaataaaacacagatggtgtatggtctagacctgctcaatttggaaattGTCATGAGATGtgttgtgaattggcactaTACAAAGATACTATacaagattgattgattgactgaatATCAgaaacttttactcaagtactgtttgtGTGAgcaacttttacttttaccaaagtaacattttatcCCTACTTTCAGTCAAGcctgacttttgggtactttgtATAGCACTGTTCATGACTGTTTGCCATGTATGGAGCTACAGCTAGCATCTGACTAGCTTAGCTTTGCATTAAAGCTCccacattatgctcatttttcagGTTTATACTTTAAATGTTGGTGTAACTAGGACAAGTTTAatgctttaatgtaaaaaaaaaaaccaacaacattatttttctaattcTGATTTTTGCTGCAGCATTTATATTAACTCTCTCTCTGAATGTTGTCTCTTTAAGGGTCTcctcccaaaaagcccagtctgctctgattggtcagtgctcacaggcctgagcaggcactgtTGACCATGTTTCCTTATCAGTTCTGCCAGCGGTTTTGCAACCACGGCCATGCTAGGGGCCTGGCTGAGGGCGgggactgtatagttgtgacatcacaaccttacggaAGTCATGACGGCTTGTTTAAAGACGCTGTTTCTGAATACCCTCTGTATTCAGTAGCGTTTCACCAGGGATTGAGCGTTTTGATACTTCAGATCTGGCTACATGCACCTCTGAGGTACAAGAAATAGTGACAAAACCCCCCATGAAACCACCAAGTTTCGTTATAGGAGATATAACATGTCAATTGGGGATCTTTAGAGGTGCTGATAGGTGGAGTTTGTTTTCAAATTTTTCAAGTCTTTGCTAAgcgaagctaagctaagctaggcaGGCTGTGGCTTCATGTTGATAATACACACATGGGTGTGGTCAATCTTCTCATCGAACTCTCTGCAAGAGAGTGCCCTAAATGTTGAACTATTGTTGATCCTGAAATAATATCATCAAACATCTACAAACTACTCCACAAAATAGTAAGCTTAATATCTAGATACTGACCTGAGGGCTCTGGTAGTATTCACACAGCAGAGAGTAAGGCAGCGTGCATAGAGAGGAGAAGAGCACCCCATAGGTGACACAGAGCGAAAGTACCACGTAGAGGTTGGTGGATAGTGTGGCGAGGCCTGTGCCCAAACCAAACGCCAGGTAGGCAAAAAAATACAGAGTGCGAAGAGAGAAACGTTCCTCCAGTTTCTCCAATATGGCTGCAagttgaaaaagacaaaaacaggaggAACAAATGTAAAGCTTGCcaaggaaaggaggaagaatTACTCACATTTCTAACATCCCAGACATGTTATCACAAGTGTAGCTTACCTGAGTAGAAAGCAGCACTGAATGCATAGATGCACATGCCCCAGCAGCCCATGCTAACACCAGCATTGTAGCGTTGGTAAGCCTCGGAGTCATGGGGTGCCTTTGGGTCACCTTCAAACACAACCTCCCCCATGAAGTCAGTGTAGAAGAGCAGCATGCCTTCAAAGGACAGCCAGCCTAGAACCAGAAAATATCAACAGCTAATATTAGATACAAAACAGGCAGTTTTACAAGATTTTATGAgacacttaaagggtaactccaccacttttacacattaaagtgtgttaacaggtcttggggGATAAAATGTAtatagtataaagccttttgtggctccagaggaagctgaatgtaatctaataaactgcctcaagtgatgtcattcagtggctaagttgcattgtgggtaatgtaggcaccacattttgaaaatgattcCACTGGTCTGCATTGCACCCCTGTTAACATTGCTTGACTCTGTGTGGACAGTTtacaaacaaatgatcaaaacagatacaacagaaccagagatattccTTATCAAAAAACtggcctacattacccacaatgcaactttacagagtgacatcactggaggcaattcatcagattacatgcagcttcctctggagaggTTTTCTTAGtcctccccaagacctgtaaacacactttaatgtttaattagtgaaattacactttaaaaagtgattatCCTCACCCAGAAAATGATTAGTGCATAAACTCCGCAGGGAGGGAGGCATCCTGTAGATGGCTATACACAGCAGCTTCATTGACATTTGGGATTCTCCTGTCTCCGCGTTCTCACTCAGATCACTCTCATAGCGCACGCCATTCAGCAAAATGTTTGCAACCTTCatcagagaaaaaagacagacactGTGTTAAAAATGCTGTGGTGGCTACTAATTAAACAGCTTTGGTCATTTTCAAAATATGTGTCTGACCTGCTGGCTGAAGGTGACTGTCCTCCTGCGTCCGTTCTCCAGACCAACAATCTGGGTTGCCATGGGCTCCTCTATTAGTGCAAGACTTTGGGGTCGTTTCAGGATACCAGCAGAAGAGCGCCGATGTGACCCTGCACCAGGCTGAACCCCGGCTGTGACCTGAGATGCTCCATGAGATTGTGCATCTCCCTCAGGCTGTGCTGCTTCTGCATCCTGAGCTTCTCCAGCTGGATGAGCAACCACATCAGCCTGGGTCTGTCCTGCAGGATGGCTCCCTGGCCCCTGTGTGGACTCATCAGGAGGAGGGGAGTCCCCTGGAGGCAGCGGCGCAGTGGTCGTGTTGGAGGCCAAGGCCTGTGGTGTCTGCTGACCTGTGTAGCAGTTTATGAGCACACTGTCTATGTAGGACGTTCCTAATGAGGAGGCGAACTCATTGATGCCAGTGAGGGAGCTGTCCCTACTCATAAAGCTGCCATATTTTGGTGTAAGGGGGCTCAGGGGGGATATTGGGCTAGTTAGGCCAGCACAGAGGCGTGCATTGGCACTGCAAGAATGGGCCAGAGGGTCAGAGTTATATGGATTAGACTTTGTAGAGAAATTATAGCTGTAAAgaccatcttcatcttcttcatccaggCCCAAAGCTGATCCCGGGGGGACAGGGGGAGAGGGAGGTAGAGGGAGGCTGGGGCTTTTGAGATGGTTTTTGCCAGAGTTTTTGTTTGGCTGGCTCTTTGGTAGGGGCCGTTCGGGAATACTCATCAGAGTCATGGCTGTGGTGATCACCAACGTGATACTCGTGAACATGTATATGACTCGCAGCTGACCTCCCATCgatcttccaaactgtgtctgGTCCCAGTTGATGCCGCCCACAATATAGCCAAATCCACCTCCAAGCCctgcagagcaaaacaaaacagttacattttgcaaggatttgtctttttttttatccaaattaTCTTAAAAGAATATAAGTTATAGTTGCCATCTTCTATGCTCATACTTTATAatgataaagtaagaatgaattTGTGACTGTGGTGTTTTCTTACCTGCCAGTAGTGCATGGATGTTCAGCCCCCTATCCTGGTCCTCTGGGCTGCACACATCCATCATGTAAGCATGACTTGGGTTGTCGGCTGAATCAGCGCTGAAGTCCATCAGAACCACACCACACACCGTCAGGACAATTCCCCACTTGTGATTTGATGCTGTATCAGCCACCGCGCTGCCGATGTCTCGCCCGTTCAGCACCAGGGATAGACCAACCAAAGCCCCTGTGAGGGAGGAGAGCAGAAGGATGTTTTTTAACGTCAGTAGAAAATAAACATGCGTGTATACCATTAAAGGGCAAATGTACTAGTCATGGATAGTGGTGCAGAGAAAGTCAAAATAGTTGTATAATGCATATTCAAGTGATATCAACATGGTATCTCAGTCTGTGTTTAGAGACAAACCTGTCTTTGCAACAGGGCTGTGGTTCGAGAGAAATCAGCATTTACAAGGTAGGAAAGATCAAACAGTTAAAGACATGTGACTTCAGACATGATGACTCGAATGacttgtcattttgtgttttcagttcagttttttaggctgtcagtatttcactctTTAAAACTGATTGGGAAGGAATATTTTTGGATTGGGAAGAAATTCTCTACTTGCACAGTGTAGTGCGAGGTGTATCCGATTTACAAACTGCACATTCTTTTGCTTCCGGTGCCAACTTGtatatattgttatatatgTTGTATATTGTTCATTTCACTGAACCTCAGTAAATAAATTCAATTCATTGTCGTACTTTTTGGATAAACAGGTTGAATAAATTGTCCAAAACAGGTACTAATATCTTGTCTTTTTGCTTTATAAAGTCCAGATACTGCATGTAAGACTGAAGTTTCTTGGGTCGGGAAAACGTGACTTGACTTGGGCTTCGgcttgagacttggattatTTGACTTCAGTCACATGTCTGCATCATACTAAATCACTGGAGTAAGTTTCTCACCTATAGCCAAAGCGAAAATAAAGGGTCTTCTTCGCCCAAACCGGGATGTACAACGATCACTCCATGCTCCGATGAGAGGCTGAACGAGGAATCCTTCAAACCAAAGAAAAAGCAGAGTTAGAGCTGAAAAAGAGATTATAGCGACACAAAAGTCCCACACAATGCATCACATAATCCTTCCCCCTTTGCTGTTCACTTACCAAGTATGGGACTGATAAACCACACCAAGCTGTAGAACTGATCAGGCAAGCCCATCTGTAGAAGCACAGGGGTCACATAAGCAGTTTCCATGGCATAGCTGAACTCGATACCAAACAGGATGCAGCCGTTGAAGAGCAGCTCTTGTAAGGTGCGCCTTGGGGGAAGCTCACTGAGGTCCAGCTGGTCCAGGGGACAGGGTGTGTTGGGCGGCGGAGGTGGCGAAGGTCTTATCAGCTTCCGTCGCTTTGGCTGTCTTTGGAAGTTGTTGGCTCGGTGACTGAGGTGCCGAGTGGTGGACGTCGGAAAGCTGGCAGTTTTGGGGAGCGAGCTCCTCCAGATACCTTCCTGAGCTGTGGATAACCTCCCTCCTGGACTGGCCAGAAGGGGGTCACTGGGGGTGCCCATGCCTGGAGATGACATATCTCTCACGCCAGCTTACACTGCAGCACATGAGAcaataaacaagttgtttgaGGTCGAGTTTTCATTTTAGAGGTCATTCAAGATCATCACACCATGGAGGAGAAATTATGTGGGGAACTTGGTGCTGCTTATGCTCATGTAGTGCTACCAAGAGGACACTGCAGTCATCAGCAGACAGCAGCGATGGCACAGCAATGATGGGCACGACGCACTGCAACCAATGCGCATGTTAGTGTGCTGCGCAGAGCCCATGTGCTCGGCGTGGCTGACTACAGCAGTGTAGTATGCGGCACCGCTCTCATGAAGCCtgtttccattttaatttttcatggAGGAAGCTCTAATCTGACACAATGGAGCTTCTCATGACGGCTTTCAAGACGCTGACAAGGATAACGTTTTATCATCATCGCTCACGATTAAAGCAAACATTTGATGAACACAGATCCTGAATGTAGCCACGTAGCCgatctgttttttgttattattattttttttttagtttattctaATGATCCTCGACATTTTCCTCGATTTGACATTTTGCTGCTAAAGGCGGAGACCAGACAATCGACTCAACTGTGTCAGGCGTGCAAATTGAAAGATGATAATTACCTTATCGGGGAGGAGGCTCGTCATTTATTGCGGCACACTGTGTAGGTAATCAAACCAGACGGTGTGATTTATAAAAGAAACCGGAGGATGGATTACACGAGTCATGattgttggggtttttttgttttgtttttcccttttcatgCAGTCATCCCCCCAGCTCTCTCCTCCGTCCCTGCTCcttccccctcttctcctctccccccttcGCCTCTTCCTCCCGGTCACTCCCGTGACGTCACGCCCCTCCCTGCAACATCAGCACCAGATCCATGCTCTGTGGATGGACTAACagatataaaatgtgacaacaagcatgtttttcaaagaaatacGAAAAGTGTTCCCGGAGGaacgtttttctttttcttttctggagATCTAAGCTTTGAGAACTCAAACAGGAGAAAGGCTTTTTCTTTTACCTTACAGACACTGTTTCAAACAAGGCTAAGGAAGTACATTAGTACTTAACAGTAACAGTACCCTGTTAGCTGTCTTGTTGCTAAGATGTTGGTATGTCTTGTACCTTTTGTGTGTTCTGGTGAGACCTTGAATCTCATTTTTTTTGAGCCTACTAACTTTGTCTACTAGCTTAATCTTAAAGATATTGTTTGTCACTATAATAATCCAGATGATAACAATCTTGAGCATGTGATCATCATGCtatatgcaacatttttttattcacaaagaGATATTCTCCTGATCGCTTCCcaaattttcagtttttcttttagaaGTAAACTTAAATCATTTCAGTTAAATTACAAAAC
This Pagrus major chromosome 6, Pma_NU_1.0 DNA region includes the following protein-coding sequences:
- the LOC140998069 gene encoding uncharacterized protein, which translates into the protein MADTAVDTTATAEVTAKELKEKKEVEVEKKEEEKEKKTDNGDAPANGTNGADHSDKVEKADEEKHKNGDDKAEEAPPAEETDAQPVKRAAEEEEEKVETKKQKTEENGDSKEAEVEA
- the slc45a1 gene encoding proton-associated sugar transporter A, with translation MSSPGMGTPSDPLLASPGGRLSTAQEGIWRSSLPKTASFPTSTTRHLSHRANNFQRQPKRRKLIRPSPPPPPNTPCPLDQLDLSELPPRRTLQELLFNGCILFGIEFSYAMETAYVTPVLLQMGLPDQFYSLVWFISPILGFLVQPLIGAWSDRCTSRFGRRRPFIFALAIGALVGLSLVLNGRDIGSAVADTASNHKWGIVLTVCGVVLMDFSADSADNPSHAYMMDVCSPEDQDRGLNIHALLAGLGGGFGYIVGGINWDQTQFGRSMGGQLRVIYMFTSITLVITTAMTLMSIPERPLPKSQPNKNSGKNHLKSPSLPLPPSPPVPPGSALGLDEEDEDGLYSYNFSTKSNPYNSDPLAHSCSANARLCAGLTSPISPLSPLTPKYGSFMSRDSSLTGINEFASSLGTSYIDSVLINCYTGQQTPQALASNTTTAPLPPGDSPPPDESTQGPGSHPAGQTQADVVAHPAGEAQDAEAAQPEGDAQSHGASQVTAGVQPGAGSHRRSSAGILKRPQSLALIEEPMATQIVGLENGRRRTVTFSQQVANILLNGVRYESDLSENAETGESQMSMKLLCIAIYRMPPSLRSLCTNHFLGWLSFEGMLLFYTDFMGEVVFEGDPKAPHDSEAYQRYNAGVSMGCWGMCIYAFSAAFYSAILEKLEERFSLRTLYFFAYLAFGLGTGLATLSTNLYVVLSLCVTYGVLFSSLCTLPYSLLCEYYQSPQFCGSSEEGTRRGMGVDISLLSCQYFLAQILVSVAMGPLTSLVGGAQGVMYFSSLMSFVGCLYSSLFVVYQLPPPEGEPPESETQPLLVHI